The sequence below is a genomic window from Betaproteobacteria bacterium.
CCAGCCCGCCCAGATCCCCGATTCCGCCTTGTGACTGCCCACCCTTGGAGAGCGCCGCGCCCAGTACCTGATCGAGTAATCCCATGACCGTCTCCTTGTGCACGTCGGCGACTGCGCCGACGGACCGTTACGCCTTGCGATACACCTCCGCGCCTTGCTCGACGAACTCGCGCGCCTTGTCCTGCATGCCCTTGGCCAGCGCCTGATCCTCGCTCACGCCCTGGCTCTGCGCGTACTCGCGCACGTCCTGCGTGATCTTCATCGAGCAGAAGTGCGGCCCGCACATGGAACAGAAGTGTGCAACCTTGGCGCTGTCCTTGGGCAAGGTCTCGTCGTGAAATTCCTTGGCCGTATCGGGATCGAGCCCGAGGTTGAACTGGTCCTCCCAGCGGAACTCGAAACGCGCCTTGGATACCGCGTTGTCGCGGATCTGTGCGCCCGGGTGGCCCTTGGCGAGGTCCGCCGCGTGCGCCGCGATCCGATAGGCCATGATGCCGTCCTTCACGTCCTTCTTGTTCGGCAGGCCCAGGTGCTCCTTGGGCGTCACGTAGCAGAGCATCGCGGTGCCGTACCAGCCGATCTGCGCGGCGCCGATGGCGCTCGTGATGTGATCGTAGCCGGGCGCGATGTCGGTCGTGAGCGGCCCCAAGGTGTAAAACGGCGCCTCCTTGCAGTACGCGAGCTGCAGGTCCATGTTCTCCTTGATGAGCTGCATCGGCACGTGGCCCGGCCCCTCGATCATCACCTGCACGTCGTGCTTCCAGGCGATGTCGGTGAGCTCGCCCAGGGTGCGCAGCTCCGAGATC
It includes:
- a CDS encoding phosphomethylpyrimidine synthase ThiC (catalyzes the formation of 4-amino-2-methyl-5-phosphomethylpyrimidine from 5-amino-1-(5-phospho-D-ribosyl)imidazole and S-adenosyl-L-methionine in thiamine biosynthesis) — encoded protein: SIMAKWCLAHHKESFLYTHFEDICEIMKAYDVAFSLGDGLRPGSIYDANDEAQISELRTLGELTDIAWKHDVQVMIEGPGHVPMQLIKENMDLQLAYCKEAPFYTLGPLTTDIAPGYDHITSAIGAAQIGWYGTAMLCYVTPKEHLGLPNKKDVKDGIMAYRIAAHAADLAKGHPGAQIRDNAVSKARFEFRWEDQFNLGLDPDTAKEFHDETLPKDSAKVAHFCSMCGPHFCSMKITQDVREYAQSQGVSEDQALAKGMQDKAREFVEQGAEVYRKA